In Snodgrassella alvi wkB2, the DNA window TTGATGCAGCCAATGACAGCAGTATTGCTCTGCATGAACAGCTTGGCTTCAAACATGTAGGCACATTGCCTCAGATTGGTTTTAAATTTGGTCACTGGCTGGATGCGGCACTTTATCAGTTAATTCTGGATACACCAGCTCAGCCTGTCGATGGTTAATAGTAACTCGGTTTTTTACAAAGCTCGCCATCAATACAAAATCATATCTTAGCCGGCTTTAAGCCACCAGTGCACAGTTACCAAACCCAGAATAGTCAGCAGTAAAGAACCGCCAGTATGCAGCAGTATATGTGTTACTGCCAGAGTATAACGTTGTGACAAAAGCATTTGCACGGCTTCGAGTGAGAAGGTGGAAAACGTAGTCAGCCCGCCGAGAAAACCAGTAATAACAAACAGACGCCATTCTGGAGCGATCTGGGTAAAATGTATACACAATGCACTGAACAGACCAATCAGATAAGCACCGATCCAGTTTGCCAGCAGTGTGCCATAGGGCAAACCGGAATGAAACGTATTCAGCGAGATTCCCAGAAACCAGCGCATGATGGCACCCAGAGCTGCGCCGGCAGCAATGGCAAATAAAGATAAATACATAATTAATCCGATCATACAACGAATATACAATTAATAATTTTAAACTAAAGCCGGACATGCCATATTGCCTTCTGCTGCTGAAATGACTACGCTAGTGTTTTTAGACATATAGAAAGTATCAATATGGATCTGACTGAAACCAAAATTTCCAGTAAAGAAGTTTATCGCGGTTCCTTTTTAAATGTTTCAGAGGACACTGTTCGTTTACCCAATGGCAACCAGGCACAGCGGGTAGTTGTACAGCATCCGGGTGCCGCGGCTGTACTTGCGGTTACGGCTGAGCAAAAAGTGGTATTGGTACGACAGTGGCGCTATCCGGTAGGTGAGGCTTTACTGGAAATCCCGGCAGGTAAGCTGGACGGAAAAAATGAAGATCCTGCGCATGCTGCTTTGCGCGAGCTGGCTGAAGAAACCCCTTATACTGCTGCTGAAGTAAAACTGATACATACTTTTTATACTGTTCCCGGTTTCGGTGATGAAAAAATGTATCTTTATCTGGCTGAAAATGTGCAACCAAATAGTGCTCTGGCGGCGGATGAAGATGAAATTATTGAACCAGTGTTGCTCAATCGTGAGCAAGTGCGTTCGGCACTGGCAAATAATCAGATTCATGATGGAAAAACGCTGATTGCTTTGCAGTACTGGTTGTTATATTGTTAATAAATTTATATTTGTCATGAAAATAATCCCGTTACCCGCTCTTTCTGATAACTATATCTGGCTGTTGCAGCAAGAAAATCAGGCTATAGTAATTGACCCGGGCGAAGCACCTGTTGTCATAAATTATCTGACTGAACACAACCTGACCCTGGATGCTATCTGGCTTACTCATTCTCATTATGACCATATTGATGGGGTGGCGGAATTAAAAAAACATTATTCGCAATGCCAGATTACCGGTTGCATTGATTGGCATATTGTGAATATACCCGTAACTGAAGGCAGTAAATTTCAGGTATTCGGTCAGCATGTAACAGTTTGGCATATTCCTGGGCATACTACAGATCATTTGGCTTATTTAGTATGCGATTCTGCCGGTCGTTACAGAGTATTTTGTGGTGATACGCTGTTCAGTGCAGGCTGCGGACGAGTGAATGGGACTATGGCACAATTGTTCAGCAGTTTGCAGCGTTTAAACAGTCTGCCGCCTGATACCTTGTTTTATCCGGCACATGAATATACCGCAGCAAATTTGAAATTTGCACAAGCCGTTGAACCGAATAATTCTGCAATCAGAAAAGCATTAGTACAGGCAGATAAATTACCTACCTTACCGGTAAGTCTGGCACATGAACGCACAATCAATCCTTTTTTGCGTACCAGTCAACCGGAAGTGATGGCCACATTACGCCAAAAAGGCCTCTCAGAGCAGCAGCTTGCCCAACCATTGGCAGTGTTTACTTATTTAAGGGAGTGGAAAAATCATTTTTAAAATTAATCACAATGTGACTTTTTGCATGCTATGATTATTTCAACATAATAACGAAGGAATAAATGAGTTGAAACTGAGCTAAAGAATGGCGACTGATAATCTCAGCCGGCATATGAAGCTTTCAATTTATCTGAATATGAAAAAATCATCATATCGCATGGACTGGACTAAGTTGCTCAGTACCCAGCGCTTTAAGCCGGAAAATGGTTGTATTGTGCCTACAGTGACCGCTTCAAGTGAAGAGGGGGCTGATGCACTGCGTACTGATTTTCATATTGATTATGATCGTGTGGTTTTTTCCAGTGGTTTTCGCCGTCTCGCCCGTAAAACGCAGGTTCATCCGTTTGCCTTACATGACCATACGCATAATCGTCTGACTCATAGTGTTGAAGTTGCCAGTGTCGGGCGCAGTCTTGGAAATCGGGTCGGTGTAATGCTGAATGCCGGCCATTTCCTGCCATCTGGCAGCCATGCTGCTGATATCGGGGCGATTGTACAGGTTGCCTGTCTGGCTCATGATTTCGGTAATCCGCCATTTGGTCATACAGGTGAAGATGCATTGCGTGAATGGTTCCGTGATCCGCAGCATGCTCATTATTTACAGGAATTGAGCAATACAGAACGCAATGATATCGAAACCTATGAAGGAAATGCACATAGCTTGCGTCTGGTAGCCAGTCTGGAAATGTATCAGAATGATGGCGGAATGCGTCTGACTGCTGCTGTTATCGGTGCTTTAATTAAGTATCCGTGGACCAGTTCTGCGCCGCATAGGCGGAATAAATTCAATATTTATCAGACTGAGCTGCCCTTTATGCGTTGTATTGCAGAACAGCTGGGGTTACCGCAAACCGGTGAAAATCAGTGGATGCGCCATCCGCTTTCATATTTAATGGAAGCTGCTGATGATATTTGTTATGCCTTGCTGGATTTGGAAGATGCTGTCGAAATGGGATTATTACAGGTGGCAGACGTAGAGCAAATTCTATCCAGGCTGACAAATAAAGAATATTTCTGGCAGTCTTATAGCAGTCAGGAGCGTTGTGCCCGATTGCGCGGAATTGCCATCGGAAGAGCAGTAGACGATATTGCACATACTTTTATTAAGCATCATCGGGATTTATTGAATGGTTCATTTCGTGGTAAGGATTTGCTTGCCCTGGCTAGTCCGGATGTTAGTGAAGCCCTGAACGCTGCAAAAGAGCTGGCTCGCACACGTATATTCCGCCATCAAAGCAAACTGATTACTGAAATAGCTACTTTTCCTTGTCTGGGTTCGATACTGGGTTTGCTTGTACCTGCGGTACATGCCTTTATTAAAACCGGTCAGCTTAGTAAAAGGCAAGAGCTGGCATTGTCATTATTAAAAGAACAAAAACTGGATAAAAAGGATGGTTTATATCTGGGATATATGAAAGTTCTGGATTTTGTAGGTGGTATGACTGACAATACTGCGGCAAAGCTGGCGCGTGAAGTATCCGGAATCGGAATGCTGTAGATTTTTTGCTTATATAGTTGCAAAATAAATATATAAAAATCAAGATATTTATCTATTTGTTTTCATTTTTATCTATTTTTGGCTTGCCAAAAGACCATTTATTGCGTATTATCGCGCTTCTTGATTTTCGGTGACTCTTAAACGAGTTCGAAAGCAGTGCACCCGTAGCTCAGTTGGATAGAGTATCTGGCTACGAACCAGAGGGTCGGGCGTTCGAATCGCTCCGGGTGCACCATCAAGCTAATGCGCCCATCGTCTAGCGGTTAGGACATCGCCCTTTCACGGCGGTAACCGGGGTTCGATTCCCCGTGGGCGTGCCAGATTTTAAAACCTGTTTGATTTTTCAAACAGGTTTTTTTATTTTAGCTTGAAATATTGCTGGTTTAATTGTTTAGTCCTGAGAATATAGCTGCTGAATTTTGTCATTAATTTTTTCAGGTTTACTGGAGCTGTTAATACAGATAAATATTTTATACGCCCAAATAAGCAGACCGTTGAGATAGCCACCGTTGCAAATGTTTATTGACTACTTCAGGTTGCTGGCTAATCAGAACAGGCGCTAAATCACGTGCTTTTTCCAGTATGGGCAGATCTTCTTCCAGATTGGCAAAACGCAGCATCGGCACACCACTCTGGCGTGCTCCCAGAAACTCTCCCGGTCCGCGAATATTCAAATCTTGCCGGGCAATTTCAAAGCCGTCGGTATTTTCATAAATTACTTTCAAACGTGCTTTGGCTACATCACTAAGAGGTTCACTGAATAACAATACACAGCGGCTGGCTGCTGCTCCACGTCCCACCCGACCGCGAAGCTGATGCAATTGTGCCAGTCCCATACGTTCAGCATGTTCTATTACCATCAGACTGGCATTGGGTACATCTACACCAACTTCAATCACTGTTGTAGCCACCAGTACCTGAATACTGCCTTCAACAAATTCTGTCATAACAGCTGCTTTTTCTGCCGGCTTGAGCCGTCCATGTATTAAGCCTATATTCAGTTCCGGTAACGCCGTCTGTAATTCAGCAACTGTATCTACGGCAGTTTGCAATTGCAGTACTTCAGATTCTTCAATTAACGGACAGACCCAGTATACCTGCCGGCCTTGTGCACAGGTATGCTTTACCAGTTTTTCAACTTCCTGACGGCGGGCAGTGTTTACCAGACGGGTTATAACAGGTGTTCTTCCGGGAGGCAGTTCATCAATGACAGAAACATCCAGATCGGCAAAAAAACTCATTGCCAGTGTGCGTGGTATTGGTGTGGCGGACATCATCAGCTGATGTACATCTTCACCTTTATTTTTTAATGCCAGACGCTGGGCAACACCAAATCTGTGCTGTTCATCAACAATAATCAGACCCAGATTATGAAAAGTAACATCATCCTGAAATAGAGCATGCGTACCTATTGCCAGCTGAGCAGTACCATCTGCCAGTTCTTTCCGTGCGTCATCACGGGCTTTTTTGCGCATACTGCCTGAAAGTCTGGCAATCCGGATTCCTAAAGGTGAAAACCATTGTGTGAATTTCAGATAATGTTGTTCAGCCAGAATTTCTGTAGGTGCCATGACCGCTACCTGAAAACCGGCTTCTATTGCTATTGCCGCTGCCAGAGCACAAACAATGGTTTTACCGCTGCCCACATCTCCCTGCAGTAAACGGTGCATCGGGTGTGTCTGGGCTAAATCATCAGTGATTTCAGCAAGAGCACGCTGCTGAGCTTCTGTTAAGGTAAAACTCAGATTAGCCAGTAAATGCTCACTAATATGGCCGTTACCAGTTAAAGCTTTTGCATGCCCGTTTAAGCGTTGCTGGCGTGCCAGCCTCATGGATAACTGCTGAGCCAGCAATTCATCAAATTTCAGCCTTTGCCATGCTGGTAAAGTACCTTCATGTAAATCACGCGCAGTGTACTCTGGCGGTGGGGAGTGCAGAAAAATCAGGCTTTCCAGCAGAGGAGGTAATTGTAACTGCTGTAATAATTCAGCCGGCAGTGTATCATCTGCCGGCAGATGCTTGAGTGCAGCCTGAATCAGCCGGCGAAGGGCAGGCTGGTTTAGTCCGTTAACGGTGGGATAAACGGGAGTGAGGCTTTCTGCCAGTCCTTTATCAATATCAGTGCGAATTTTTGGGTGCACCATTTCATCGCCAAAAAAACCATGTCTGATTTCACCCAGAGCCCGAATCACATTACCTTCTGCCAGTTGTTTTTGCTGATTAGGATAAAAATGCAAAAATCGTAGATACAAGACATGTCCGGATACATCCTGAACTTGTACTACCAGCTGTTTGCGCGGACGAAATTGTATTTGCTGATGAATAACAGTAGCTTCGATCTGTACCGGCACCCCGTTCTGTGCATCAGCAATCGGCGTAATATGTGTCTCATCTTCATAGCGTAACGGTAGGTGTAAAGCCAAATCCCAAATATTAGTAATATTGAGTTTGGTCAGTTTGGCAAGCGTATTGGCACTTACTGGAAAGGGAAAATCAGCAGTAGACATAGTGACAAACAGTAAAAGCATATTACAACATGGTTACGATAGCATGTTTGCACATATAGCGCTAATCTGACCACTTTAATCATATTTAAAGAATTGATCAGAATATCAAATTAATACACTGTGTATTTTGATTAAAAAAATAAACCCGTTTCGCTATCCGGACAGCGAAACGGGTACTCTGACAGAATGAATTAATCTTGTCGCTCTACTTGTGTTACATCACGTACAGCACCGGTATCAGCACTTGTAGTCATGGCTGCATAGGCACGTAAAGCAACAGAGACATGACGCTGACGTTTAACAGGTTTCCATGCACGAGCACCACGACTTTCCATTTCTGTGCGGCGTTGTACTAACTCTGCATCAGATACAGCCAGATGTATCCGGCGTTCAGGAATATCAATTTCGATAATATCTCCTTCCTGTACCAGCCCGATATTGCCGCCTTCGGCAGCTTCAGGAGAAGCATGACCAATTGAAAGCCCCGAAGTGCCCCCGGAAAAACGGCCGTCTGTAAGCAGAGCACATGCTTTACCCAAACCTTTAGATTTCAGATAACTGGTCGGATAAAGCATTTCCTGCATTCCGGGGCCGCCTTTGGGACCCTCATAACGGATAATAACCACATCACCAGCTACTATTTGGTTACCCAGAATGGCTTCAACAGCCTCATCCTGACTTTCAAACACCCGGGCACGGCCGGTAAATTTAAGAATACTATCATCTACACCAGCCGTTTTAACTACACAGCCACGTTCTGCGAGATTACCGAATAACACAGCAAGACCGCCGTCCTGAGAATAAGCATGCTGTTTATCACGGATACAGCCATTTTCACGATCCAGGTCCAGAGAAGGCCACATCGCGTTTTGTGAGAAGGCCTCTGTTGAACGGATACCGCCCGGTGCAGCCCGATATCGTTGTATTGCCTCAGTATTGTTCTGATTGCTTACATCCCAGTGCTTAATCGCATCTGCCAGTGTAGGCATATGTACAGTATGTACACTGGTATCTAGTAAACCGGCATGATTAAGCTGGGATAAAATGGCCATAACACCGCCGGCACGATGCACATCTTCCATGTGATATTTCTGTGTAGCCGGAGCCACTTTACACAGGCAGGGTACATGGCGGCTTAACTGATCAATATCAGCCATTTTAAAATTAACACCGGCCTCGGTGGCGGCTGCCAGTAAGTGTAATACCGTATTGGTAGAACCACCCATAGCAATATCCAGACTCATAGCATTATTAAAAGCTGCCTTAGTTGCAATACTGCGCGGAAGCACACTGGAGTCATCCTGTTCATAATAGCGTTTGGCTAATTCAACAATACGCCGGCCTGCTTCAAGAAAAAGTTCTTTACGTAATGCATGAGTAGCGAGTAAAGAACCATTACCGGGTAAGGATAAACCCAGCGCTTCAGTCAGACAGTTCATTGAATTAGCCGTAAACATACCTGAGCATGAACCGCAGGTAGGGCAGGCACTACGCTCCACTTGTGCAACCGTTTCATCGCTGATTTTATCGTTACCAGCCTCAATCATTGCATCAATCAGATCCAGC includes these proteins:
- the crcB gene encoding fluoride efflux transporter CrcB, encoding MYLSLFAIAAGAALGAIMRWFLGISLNTFHSGLPYGTLLANWIGAYLIGLFSALCIHFTQIAPEWRLFVITGFLGGLTTFSTFSLEAVQMLLSQRYTLAVTHILLHTGGSLLLTILGLVTVHWWLKAG
- a CDS encoding NUDIX hydrolase; this translates as MDLTETKISSKEVYRGSFLNVSEDTVRLPNGNQAQRVVVQHPGAAAVLAVTAEQKVVLVRQWRYPVGEALLEIPAGKLDGKNEDPAHAALRELAEETPYTAAEVKLIHTFYTVPGFGDEKMYLYLAENVQPNSALAADEDEIIEPVLLNREQVRSALANNQIHDGKTLIALQYWLLYC
- the gloB gene encoding hydroxyacylglutathione hydrolase produces the protein MKIIPLPALSDNYIWLLQQENQAIVIDPGEAPVVINYLTEHNLTLDAIWLTHSHYDHIDGVAELKKHYSQCQITGCIDWHIVNIPVTEGSKFQVFGQHVTVWHIPGHTTDHLAYLVCDSAGRYRVFCGDTLFSAGCGRVNGTMAQLFSSLQRLNSLPPDTLFYPAHEYTAANLKFAQAVEPNNSAIRKALVQADKLPTLPVSLAHERTINPFLRTSQPEVMATLRQKGLSEQQLAQPLAVFTYLREWKNHF
- a CDS encoding deoxyguanosinetriphosphate triphosphohydrolase codes for the protein MDWTKLLSTQRFKPENGCIVPTVTASSEEGADALRTDFHIDYDRVVFSSGFRRLARKTQVHPFALHDHTHNRLTHSVEVASVGRSLGNRVGVMLNAGHFLPSGSHAADIGAIVQVACLAHDFGNPPFGHTGEDALREWFRDPQHAHYLQELSNTERNDIETYEGNAHSLRLVASLEMYQNDGGMRLTAAVIGALIKYPWTSSAPHRRNKFNIYQTELPFMRCIAEQLGLPQTGENQWMRHPLSYLMEAADDICYALLDLEDAVEMGLLQVADVEQILSRLTNKEYFWQSYSSQERCARLRGIAIGRAVDDIAHTFIKHHRDLLNGSFRGKDLLALASPDVSEALNAAKELARTRIFRHQSKLITEIATFPCLGSILGLLVPAVHAFIKTGQLSKRQELALSLLKEQKLDKKDGLYLGYMKVLDFVGGMTDNTAAKLAREVSGIGML
- the recG gene encoding ATP-dependent DNA helicase RecG → MSTADFPFPVSANTLAKLTKLNITNIWDLALHLPLRYEDETHITPIADAQNGVPVQIEATVIHQQIQFRPRKQLVVQVQDVSGHVLYLRFLHFYPNQQKQLAEGNVIRALGEIRHGFFGDEMVHPKIRTDIDKGLAESLTPVYPTVNGLNQPALRRLIQAALKHLPADDTLPAELLQQLQLPPLLESLIFLHSPPPEYTARDLHEGTLPAWQRLKFDELLAQQLSMRLARQQRLNGHAKALTGNGHISEHLLANLSFTLTEAQQRALAEITDDLAQTHPMHRLLQGDVGSGKTIVCALAAAIAIEAGFQVAVMAPTEILAEQHYLKFTQWFSPLGIRIARLSGSMRKKARDDARKELADGTAQLAIGTHALFQDDVTFHNLGLIIVDEQHRFGVAQRLALKNKGEDVHQLMMSATPIPRTLAMSFFADLDVSVIDELPPGRTPVITRLVNTARRQEVEKLVKHTCAQGRQVYWVCPLIEESEVLQLQTAVDTVAELQTALPELNIGLIHGRLKPAEKAAVMTEFVEGSIQVLVATTVIEVGVDVPNASLMVIEHAERMGLAQLHQLRGRVGRGAAASRCVLLFSEPLSDVAKARLKVIYENTDGFEIARQDLNIRGPGEFLGARQSGVPMLRFANLEEDLPILEKARDLAPVLISQQPEVVNKHLQRWLSQRSAYLGV
- the ilvD gene encoding dihydroxy-acid dehydratase, which translates into the protein MPQYRSQTSTHGRNMAGARALWRATGVADSDFGKPIIAIANSFTQFVPGHVHLHDIGQLVAREIERSGGIAKEFNTIAVDDGIAMGHEGMLYSLPSRDLIADSVEYMVNAHCADALVCISNCDKITPGMLMASMRLNIPTIFVSGGPMEAGKIIATTNGEQQIRKLDLIDAMIEAGNDKISDETVAQVERSACPTCGSCSGMFTANSMNCLTEALGLSLPGNGSLLATHALRKELFLEAGRRIVELAKRYYEQDDSSVLPRSIATKAAFNNAMSLDIAMGGSTNTVLHLLAAATEAGVNFKMADIDQLSRHVPCLCKVAPATQKYHMEDVHRAGGVMAILSQLNHAGLLDTSVHTVHMPTLADAIKHWDVSNQNNTEAIQRYRAAPGGIRSTEAFSQNAMWPSLDLDRENGCIRDKQHAYSQDGGLAVLFGNLAERGCVVKTAGVDDSILKFTGRARVFESQDEAVEAILGNQIVAGDVVIIRYEGPKGGPGMQEMLYPTSYLKSKGLGKACALLTDGRFSGGTSGLSIGHASPEAAEGGNIGLVQEGDIIEIDIPERRIHLAVSDAELVQRRTEMESRGARAWKPVKRQRHVSVALRAYAAMTTSADTGAVRDVTQVERQD